Within the Armatimonadota bacterium genome, the region ATGCCGCTCGCGAAAAGATAGGTGTCCATTTCTCTGCCTCTGCGCGCAGATGCTGCTCTTCCCGCTGGGTAATCTTACGGAACCGCTCCGCGAAGGGTATCGCCATGCGGAAGATATTTTCGTCACCGGGGGGGATGGCGGCGGTGATATTCGGCAGGGACAGGGTGAAGCGCAACGCCAACTCTGCCAGCTTCGGGTCGGTGACCGGCTCGTACCAGCACTTCTCCAGTCGCTTCGCGCCCTCTTGCCAGTGCGTCCGCGCCATCGCCTTGAGTGCAAGCAGGGTGACGCCGCGCTTCGGAGCCTCCTTCAGCAGCTCCCAGCCGAAATTGCCCTTGAACAGGGTCACAAAGTTGAACGGGAAGAGCGCGCTGTCGAAGGGGAACCGCTTGATGGCTTCCAGAGCCACCTCTTCCGAGTGCGCGCTGAAGCCGATGTAGCGCACTTTGCCCTGCTCCCGTGCTTTCAGGAAGACCTCCATCGCTCCGCCGGGTGCAAAACACTGCTCCAGCTCTTCCATGTTAGACAGTCCATGTAGCTGATAGAGGTCAAAATGGTCGGTTTGCAGTTTGCGCAGGGAGGCTTCCAGCTCTTCCTGTGCCCCCTTCGCATCGCGCTTCGTGGTTTTGCACGCGAGGAAAAGCTTGTCCCGGAAAGACTTGATAGCCGGACCCATGCGCTCTTCGGCGTCCCAGTAAGTGGGCGCGACGTCGAAGTAGTTGATACCTCGCTCGAAGGCTTCGCGGGCGATGGCGTCAGCCTCTTTTTGTGGTAACCTCGCCAGCACAATGCCTCCCAGACCGATGATGGAGATTCTGTCTCCTTTTTTGCCATACGGACGTTTGGGAATCATCACACACCTCCTATAGAATCAGGCGATCAGTCACACGCTATGAGTGTAACCTCTCCCCCAGCCCCTCTCCTGCAAGGAGAGGGGAGTAGTTTCTCCTTCCCTCGAAGGGAAGGCGATTGGGGATTAGGTTTTACCTTCATACTCCTTGAGATGCTGTTCCAGCACCCGCGTGCTATCTTGCAGCCCACCCTCGCGGTTGCGTGCCATCCACAGACGGCGGTGCTCCCCCAGAATCTCGCGCATCTCGGTGGCGAGGGCGCGCCGTTCCGAATCCTCATCGATGATACCCGAACGCACTGCCAGCGCGCGACGACACCCGTGTAGCAGCATCCGTGCGGCGTTGGCAAACTCGTCCACCATCAGCGAGGCATCTGTTCTATCCATGCGGGCGAGTGCCAACGGTTCGGTCACCGCGCGAATGTACTCCATGGTGGCATGGATGGTTTCCTGCGTGATGCTTTCCGGCAAGGGTTGGGTGAGGGGCGAGTGCACGAAGTGGAACAGCGCACTGGCGTTGCCCACCAGATGTCCTATCTTCTGGTAGGCGTTGCCCAGGTCATACACCAACCTGCCCATCACCTCCGCATCGTCGCGGAAGACATGCACATCCAGCGCACGCACGATATCGATATCGCGGTTCGCCGGATAGCACCACGACATCGCCGCTCCCGCCGCGAAACCCAGGTAGCTCACCGGCAGGTATTGCCAGTGCCCGTTGTCACCCCAATCAGTGATCAGGTAGCCGATGGCGCCGTGCTTCAAGCCGTTCTCGGCGGCGTTGCGCAGGTTGCCCAGGCAGTTCTCGGTGCGCCCTGCAATGGTGTTCCACGAAGAGGTGCCAGGGCACACATAGAACGGAATGCCCGACGCCGCGAACTTCGCGCCGTGCTCGTCAAAGGGATGGGTCGCCTCGTAGCCCCACTCCAGCGCGACTACGTCCTTGGGCAGCTCAGGAACCAGCTCGGGGTGCTCCATGATAATATCGCCCCAGAAGTGCATGGTGCGCCCATGCCGTTTGACCAGTTCGTATATTTTCAGCAGGAACTCCAGATACACGCGCCCCTTGCCTTTGCGCTCGCACTCCGCTTTGCTCCTGCCCTGCCCCAGGTCGAAGGTCTCATCACATCCTACGTTGAACTTGCGGCTGCTGAAGTGCGGTAGCAGATCTGCGTATAGCCCCGCGATGAACTGCAGGCTCTCGGGGTTGGTGGGGTCCAGGCTGAAGGGTTCGTCGCTATGCCCGCCCCAGGGCCAGCCGAAGCCGTCGGGGCATTCAGCGAGGTGGCGATAGCGCGGCAGTTTGAGCCAGCGGTGCATGTGTCCGAAGGAGTTCTGGTTGGGCACCAGCTCTACGAACCGCTCGCGGCAGTAGGCGTCGAGGCGCAAGATGTCCTCGCCTGTCATCGGGCTGGCTTGCGCCCACACTTCGCGATGGTTGCGATAGGCAAAGGTGTGCTCGGTGTACAGCTCCAGGTGGTTGATTTTCCACTCCGCCAGTTCGTCCACCAGTGCGAAGAGCGTTTCGAGGGTGGGCACTTTGTCGCGGCTGATGTCCAGCATCACCCCGCGCGAGGGGAAGTCGGGGTAGTCTACTATCTCACAGCAGGGCAGGTCGCCTGCGCTCTGGCGCAGTATCTGCTTCAACGTCATCACGCCGTAGAACAGCCCGGCGGGTTCAGAAGCGGCGATGGAGATGTGCTCAGGCGTGATGTGCAGGCGGTAGCCCTGCGCCGGGATGGATGCAGAGGTATCCAGAGTGAGTACTGCCTGCGCCAGCGGGTCTCCATCTGCACTGCCCGCCCACAGGCTCCACTCCATGCCCTGCGTTTCCCACACCGCTTCTTGTAATTTTGCAGCGATGGGAAAGAGGGTCTGCGGCTCTCCCTGACAAACGATACGTGCCCCCTGCCGCAGAGCAAGCGATCCCCCCTGCCCCTGCACACGGCGCGGCTGTGGTAACAGAATGAAATCATCTATCGTCGGGTGCATAGGACTCTCCTGATGTATGGGTGATGTCTCAGGTATTCGACGTGGAGGGGCAGTTTCCTGTTGAGACGCATAGAGGAAGGGATAAGTATGTTCCGTTGACAGGCGTCTCCAGAGGCGATTACAATAGGTGTGACAACAGGAGGCTCCACGTCCATGAGCGGCTCTCAGCGATTACAGATACTTGAAGAGATCAAGAGGCTGGAGCAGGAGATTGAACGCCTGAAGAAACTCCTTGCCTCCGACGAAGCCGAACAGAGGAAACAAGAAGAGAGCACGGACGATGCAGCAACAACCAGAACATCACTTGCGGATTTAGTCCGGGCTATTGGCAAACTTTCGAAGGGCGGCAATAGCGTGGAAGATACGCATCAGGAGCGCGAAAGATGCGGCTGGTGATAGATAGCAATATCTTTGTCAGTGCGCTTGATCCCAATGACGTTTTTCATTCCGAATGCTATCCTGTCATCGAGAGACTCTTGAGCCGAGAAATTGAAGCCGTGTGCCCCTTGCTGGTATTGGTAGAAGTAACCTGTGTCCTCCGAAGAAGGACAGGCTCTGAGCCACTGGCAAGGTCTGTTCTTCGGAGTTTGTTACAATGGTCATCGGTTGAGTGGCTGGACGTCACTCGCAAAGCAGCAGAGCACGCAGCAGCATGAGGGGCGCGAACGGGCGTCAGGGCAGGAGACGCGGTGATACTTCGAGTAGCAGAGGAATACGATATCCCTCTGCTTCCAAAGGACAAAGAGATGAAACAAAAGAGACCGGAAAGTGTTCAAGTAATAGATACTTCCGATATGACTTGGTAAGAGAGCTTACTTTGCTTTCTTCCAGCTCGTACGGCGTGACAGCAGCGCATCTGGTGTGGGGTGCTGATACACGGCAGCGTGAGTTCGGCTCTAAAGTAGGGTACGCGCTTTACACCATCCCTGCAAACACCGCCTTGATGACCTCGTAGGGCGTGGTGACGCCTCGTAGCACCTTGTCGCGACCATCCTCCAGCATGGTGCGCATCCCTTCCTGGCGTGCGATCTGCAAAATCTCGTCGCCGGAGGCGCGGCGCAGGATGGCTTTGCGGATTTCAGGCGTCACCTTCAGCAGTTCAAAGATGCCCGTGCGCCCGCGAAAGCCTGTGCCGCGGCACGCCTCGCACCCTTTGCCGGTGAAGAACTGTTGCTTTTGCGCTGCATCCAGCGGAAGTCCCAATGCCTTCAGCTCCTCGGGGTTGGGCTGGTAAGGCATACGACAGTTGCCGCAGATGATAGGTACCAGCCGTTGCGCCATCACCCGTACCAGCGTGGCGGCAATCAGGTAATCCTCCGCACCCATGTCTATCATGCGGCTGATGGTCTCTACCGCGTTGTTGGTGTGCAGGGTCGTGAACACCAGATGCCCCGTCAACGCCGCCTGAATACCGATTTGCAGCGACTCGCGATCGCGAATCTCACCGATCATAATCACGTCGGGATCGTGGCGCAGGATGGCACGCAGCGCTTTGGGGAAGGTCACCTTCTCGGTCACATGTATCTGCATGATGTTATCGGGGAATTCGTACTCCACCGGGTCCTCCACCGTGATGATGTTACGGTGTTTACGGTCGAGCAGGTTAATAGAAGCGTAGAGGGTGGAGGTCTTTCCCGCACCGGTGGGACCGGTGACCACCATCATGCCGTAAGCGGTTTGCAGTGATTGCTTCCAGTCTGCCAGCACATCGGCAGGCATACCGAGTTTGTCCAGGTCCACGCGCATCTGCGCGGGGTCCAGCAGACGGATGGCGATACGCTCGCCGTTGAGGGAAGGAATGCACGAAACGCGCGCGCTGAGCTTGCGGTCGTTGTACTCCATATCGATGCGCCCGTCCTGCGTCTCGCGCTTCTCGTCGATGTGCATATCCGCGGCAAGCTTCACCCGGGTGAGGATGGCTTGAATCAGGTCGAGGTCAGTGATGGTCTGAAACTCGTGCAGTAACCCGTCGATGCGGAAGCGGATGCGCAGCATGTCGCGCTCCGGGTGAAGATGGATATCCGACGCGCCAGCGTCCAGCGCGCGCATGAACATCAGGTCCACCGCCTGCACCGCCAGCGAGAGCTCCTGCCCACCCATCTCACGCATCGCGCCGGGCTGGCGCATTAACAGACGAAACGACCGCCCCGAACTGCGCATTCCTGTGTTATACATGTTCTGCATCACTTCTCCAATTCCAGAATCCTGATATTGCGGAAGCGCACACGGCTGTTCTCACCCCATGCGCCTTCACCCCCATGCACCTGCAAGCCGATGTAGCCCTCACGTGGATAGCGTTCCTCCGTATCTTGAAAGTGTATGGTCTTCACGCCGTTCAGCCACGCGGTGATGTGCGCCGGCTGTCCTTCGATACGCACCCGCAACCTGTTCCAGCCTTTGTCTTTGTAGGCTTTCTTCCAGTCTTCGTATTGCACCAGAAATCCGGCTGTACCGGAGGCGTACAAGCTACCCACGTAGCCGCCGTCGCGATAGTCGATGGTAATCTGGTAGCCCATGCCGTCCTCGCGGGTGCGCAGGAACAGACCGCTGTCCACCGGGTAGTCCGCCTGAAACTCCAGCTCTATCTCGAAGTCGGCGAACTTGCGTTCTGTGCCCAGCAATCCCCCCGTATGGTCGGTATCCTGATTGCCTACCAGCGCGCCTTTCTCCACCGTCCACACGCCACCACGTCCGCCATGCACTGCCATCAGTCGCCAACCTCTCATGCTCTTGCCGTCGAACAGCTTCTGCCATCGCGGCGCGGCAAACACGCAGAGGCTCGCCATTGCCAGCATCATTGCCAACCAGCACCACTTCGTGTTTCTCATGCGCATCCTCCTATACACCGATAGTATCCACCACGTTCCACCCTTGCACGTATGGCAGAGCATTCGCGAACCGAATATCCGGCACGTTGCGCCAGGGGTCACGGATGCCCATCGCCAAACGGTAGCGACCACTGCCCACTTGCAGGGGCATTTGCGTGCTGAAGCGAAACTCGCCCGGCAGCCAGCGGGTAATGTCCACATCGACCTGGTGTGTTTGCGCGACACTGTCATCGGGGCGAAGAAGAGCTACCTCCACCGCCCATGGGTAGTAGAAGGGCGCAACTCCCTCGTTGACGCCACGCACTTGCAGCCAGAGGGTGCGTTCGCGTAGTCGCCAGGTGACCTCCGTCAAGCGATACTGGTAGCCCATTTGGCGCACCATCCAACGGGCGTTCTCCAGCTCGGCTTCGGTGAGGTCGGTTTCCAGGATGGGGCAATAGGGACCGACCCAGGTGAGATGCATCCGCTCCAGCATGGTGCGCGTTTTCGCCCACTCGGTGCTCAGATACTTTTTGCCCTGGTTGGGCACCATCTCCGCGCCGATGGCAGCGACCTTCCAGTTGTTTTCCCTGCCTGCCCGGCGCAGCTGGGGCAGGAAGTACCACTCGTAGCCCCGTCCCTCGTAATAGTCGGTGTCTTCAGGGAACATGTCGTCGTGGTAGCCCAGCCAGGGCTCGCTGGTGGCGGGATAGGGAGCACGGGCGAGCAGAATCTTGCTGGGGAAGGCGCGACGGTACGCCTGCACCACCGCCCGCTGGGTGGCTTCGCTGGCGAACAGCTCGGTGCGCGGCCAGGTATGCCACTCGCCCCAGAAGCCCAGCGTGCCCAGTGCGACAAACGCCACACGCGGATTGCGGTTGTATCGCTCGCCGAACGCCGCGATGAACTCCAGCAGCGGGTTCAGCAAACGTGAGTCGTCGTAATCGGGCGACAGTCCCTTGCCGATTTCGGGAATATCGTACGGGCGCATGGCCACCCCGCTATCTATCACCCACTGAGGCACACCCGTAGGCAAGTTGGGGTAGTCCAGATACAGCCGGAAGACGATATGCTTACCGCGTGCGTTGGCGCTCTCCCATCGGTTGGCTTCCCATTCGGCGAAGCGGTATCTGCCGCGCTCGGGTTCCAGCTCGCGCCAGGAGACGTAGAAGTACGCCATGCGTGTGGGCAGGGCATACCGGTTCCACTGCTCGCTGTACGCTGCCCAGCCTTTGAGTGGGTTGTCTAACGCGCCGTCCGCTGGGACAGGGCGCACCGTTCGCGATTGCACAGCACGACGTTGTGACATGGGACGACCAGTCTCCGTAAAGCAGTGTGTTCATTGTATTGCCTTCTGGAGAGGATTGTCAACCGTCTTTTGCCCTTGTAAAGGAGAATCTCTGTGGGAAAGGGAATTATCGCAAGGGCGCGGTGAGCCTTGCGCCCGACTAACAACGGCGTTAGGAGGTATGCAATGGTTATCGGAGTACCCAGGGAAATCAAAGACAGCGAGTTCCGTGTGGCAATGGTGCCCGCGGGTGTGGAGATATTGACGAAGGCAGGGCATACGGTGCTTATCGAGACGGAGGCAGGTAAGGGCACCGGCATCAGTGATGAGGAGTATGCTCAGGCAGGGGCGCGCATCGCTCCTGATGCGCGGACGGTGTATGCCGAGTCAGACATGATAGTCAAGGTCAAAGAGCCCTTACCGCAGGAGTACCCGTTGATACGCCCCGGACAGGTCCTCTTCACCTACTTCCACTTCGCCGCCGACGAGGGGCTGACGCAGGCGATGGTGCAAAGCGGCGCGGTGTGTATCGCTTATGAAACCCTGCAAATGGACGACGGCTCTCTGCCTCTGCTGATCCCGATGAGCGAGATTGCTGGGCGCATGGCGATCCAGGAGGGGGCAAAGTATCTGGAGCGCCCGATGGAAGGCAGGGGTATCCTGTTGTCGGGCGTACCGGGGGTGCGTCCGGCGCATGTGGTGGTGCTCGGCGGTGGCGTTGCGGGCACGAACGCTGCCAAAATCGCCGCTGGAATCGGGGCAAACGTCACCGTGCTGGACATCAACACCGCACGCCTGCGCGTGCTGGAGGACATCCTGCCCAAGAACGTGGATACGCTGATGTCCAACGCCTACAACATTCGCGACGAGCTGCGTCGTGCGGACCTGGTAATCGGCGCTGCGCTGCGCCCGGGAGCGCGTGCACCCATCCTGATACCCCGCGACATGCTGTCGCTGATGAAGCCGGGTGCAGTGATTGTGGATATCAGTATTGACCAGGGCGGTATCGCGGAAACATCCCGACCAACCACCCATTCCCACCCTACCTACACGGTGGACGGCATCATCCATTACTGCGTTGCGAATATGCCAGGAGCTGTTCCCGGCACCAGCACCTATGCGCTGACCAACGAGACCACACGCTGGGTACTGGAGCTGGCGAACCTGGGATGGAAAGAGGCGGCGCGCAAACATCGCCCCTTGCAACATGCGCTCAACGTCGTGGAAGGCAAGGTCACCTACGCAGCCATTGCGGAGCTGTTCGCGATGCCTTATACGCCGGTGGAAGCGGTGCTGTAGGATGTTGCTTGCTCTCTCGCTGGCACTGTGAGAGGGGACGATCTAACCCCGCGTCCAGTCTTGCACGGTTAGCCCATCTATGTAGTGGAAACGCTCGTCACTCGTGACGAGGATGAGGTTATGCGCGAGGGCGACGGAAGCAATCCAGATATCGTTGACAGGCAGAGGTCGCCCTTTGCGCCAGAGAGCGGCTCTTACCTCCGCAAATCTCTCGGCGACCACACTATCTACTGCCAAAATATCTGCAATACTATAGAGAAACTGCTCATGCTGAGTGTGCCCACCAATTGGAGCCACGCTTGTGGCGAGTTGCGTCGAGGGACGTTCTCCTCTGGTGCTACCGTAACCTCTACCCGCGTGCCATCGGCAAAGGGCAGAGGTTCATCCAGCTCTATCACGTTACCCCGAACAGCGCCTTTCACGCTCATCAAATCTCACCTCCTCGTGGGGTTTCCGTGCTGATGATAACACGCTGTGCTGTGGCGCGACTCGGCGGAACCCCCGAACGGTGAGGTTCGCAGCGCAAGTCACCTCCTTTCCAACGAAGCCTGCCTGCGCCGGCTGAACCCCTGTGAAGGCAGGGTTTTGTGGGTGTGGGAACGGCCAAAGCCGTTCCCTTATCGTGCTTTGCCCTTCAGCGGCACGGAAAAAGTCACACCGTCATCGGCATTCCACCCTGTGCGGCGGATTTCCACGCCGCCTCGGTCATTTCAATCACGCGCAAGCCACACTCCGGCGGCGACTCTACCGGCGCACCCTTCAGGATAGCGTCCACGAAGTTGCGTCCGGGACTGCTACCGGCAGGCATGTCCTTCTCGGTCAGGTCGTGTCGTTTGCCTGCGGCGTCCACGAACTGCAGATGACCGTTGCGATAGAGGAACATGCCCTCGCTACACCAGATAGAGATGTCCTCATGCCAGGTGGGGGCGTTGCCCACGATGGAGATGTTGCCCAGCGCACCGTTCTGGAAGCGGATGGACAGCGCGCTGTTGATGTCTACTTTCGACTCAAAGTTCTCCATGAAGGCGGTCACCGCCTGGGCGTTCAACCCTGTCGTCCACAGGATGATATCCACCAGGTGACTGCCCGAGTCGTTCAGCTGACCACCGCCTGACAGCTCAGGGTCCTGCCGCCAGGTGCCCATGGTGCCTTTGTACCAGCCCTGGCACTGTAGCGCAGAGACAAACTGCACCTCGCCAACTTTGCCCGATTCGATGCTCTGCTTGATGTATCGGAACTGCGGGGCGTAGTGACGCTGGTAAGAGACCAATCCGACCTTGCCCGTCTCCTTGAAGCGGTTGACCAGTATCTTCGCGTGCTCGGTGGTGCACACCATCGGCTTTTCAATCAGCACGTGTAGCCCTTTATCCAGAGCATCCATCGCCTGCTGGAAGTGCTGCGTGTGCGGGGTAATAATGGCTACCGCGTCCATCGCCACCTTTTCCAGCATCTCGCGGTAGTCTTTGAAGACAGGCACACCCTTGAGGGTAGGGAAAGCCTCCAGGCATCGCTGGATTTGTTCCTCACTGGGGTCGCACAGGGCGACGATTTGTGCTTCGGGAACGTTGGTGAAGAAGTTTTTCATGTGGGAGCGAGCCATGCCGCCGCACCCGATAAAACCGATGCGTACCTTCTCTGCCATCTGTTGTTTAGCCTCCAAAAGCGAAGCGTTGGGTACTTCTGTGTTACTACCAGAATTACTGAGGGCGGGGGAGAATATCCTGCGTTGCAAAGTGTACAGGGTCAACGAAGCAGCCGCTCTTCAGCCAGCAGGGCGGTGTCATAGTCATTGCCTGTTCGGAAGGCAGTCGGTTCGGGTGGATGATGCAGGCTATTGTGCCGAAGTAGGCTCTGGCTCCTGCGCGTGGGAGCAGAGCACGTATCTGCTTTCGCTCAGGGGGAACCCTCTACTTTCCTCCTGTCGCCTGATGGATCGCTATCGCCTGCTTCAGCAACCCCTCCAGCTCGCTCAGCGGGAACATGGTCGCGGGGTCGGAGAGCCCTTTGTCCGGTTCAGGGTGTACTTCCATGAACAGCGCATCCACCCCTACCGCCACCGCCGCACGCACCAGATGGGGGATGAACTCGCGCCTGCCTCCGCTACGTGAACCCGCGCCGCCCGGAAGCTGTACGCTGTGTGTGGCGTCGAACACCACCGGCACGCCCAGCGCACGCATCTGCGGTAGCGAGGTGAAATCCACGATCAGTGTGTTGTAGCCGAAGGAAACGCCGCGCTCGGTGAGCATCACGCCCGCTGCGCCCGACTCACGCAGTTTCTCCACCACATGGCGCATATCCCACGGAGCCATGAACTGCCCCTTCTTCACGTTCACCGGCTTGCCCGTACGCGCAGCTGCCACCAGCAGGTCGGTCTGCCTGCACAGAAAGGCGGGAATCTGCAGCAGGTCTACCACCTCGGCGGCACGTTCTGCCTGCCAGGGTTCATGGATGTCGGTGGTTACCGGCACGCCCACCTGCTGTTGGACCGTTGCCAGCACGCGCAATCCTTCCTCAATGCCCGGTCCGCGGAAGGAATGCAGCGAGGTGCGGTTCGCTTTATCAAAAGAGGCTTTGAAGATATACGGGATGCCCAAACGATCACAAACGAGTTTCACCTCGTGGGCAACCTGCAGGCACAGCGATTCGCTTTCTATCACACAGGGTCCGGCGATGAGCGCCAGCGTGCCCGCGCCGATAGTGTGATGTGCCACCTGTATTGGGGTGATGTTTGGTGTGTTCATGTGTCTATCATACATCAATACCGCGATGATGGTCAACCGGAGAAACGAACGGCTCGGCGGGAGCCTCGCCCTCCAGCACAGTGTCATTGCGGGCGCCAGCGAAGCATCTCGGAGTACGAAGAGGAGGCGATTTTCCGACCCTCCGAGAATGATGTATAGAGGCTCATGGTTCGGACGGTGCTGTCGGTAGAGTATCTTCAGGTGGTAGGTGTTCCGAGCAGTTCTGGAACACCCTTCATCCCTCTTGACTGTTGAATGGTATATCTCTATACTTACTGTTGATAGGGCTAACCTGACAAAACGGGTAAAAGCGTCATGGCAAGAAAAGGGAAGCGCACAGTTTCTTCGGGCAACGGGCAGGTAACGGATTTTCGGCACGAGGAGGCAACTCGGAAGAACAATCCTCCAGCCGGCATCGCGCCCACTTACGAAGCGCGTGAGTATCAGACGACCCGCTATGCCTACGACCCACATCTGGACCCGCAGCTGGTCTGGGCAGGCAAGGCGGAGCACACCTCGTTTGAGGTGGATGTGGTCTCGCTCCACATCCACGAGCGCATCTCCACCCGTGCCATTCTGGACGCCGTGCGCCGCCCGCAGCCGATTCAACCGGACCTTTTCGGCGAGACGCCCCTGCCAGCCGACCAGCAGATCGAGTTCTACCAGCACGAAGTCGGTTGGGCCAACCGCCTGATTCTGGGCGACTCGCTGCTGGTGATGAATTCGCTCCTCGTCAAAGAAGGTATGGCGGGCAAAGTGCAGATGATTTACATCGACCCGCCCTACGGCATCAAGTACGCCTCCAACTTCCAGCCGCGCATTGACCGGCGGGATGTGAAAGACAAGGACGAAGACCTCACCCACGAGCCGGAACAGATCAAAGCCTACCGGGACACCTGGAAACTCG harbors:
- a CDS encoding oxidoreductase — protein: MIPKRPYGKKGDRISIIGLGGIVLARLPQKEADAIAREAFERGINYFDVAPTYWDAEERMGPAIKSFRDKLFLACKTTKRDAKGAQEELEASLRKLQTDHFDLYQLHGLSNMEELEQCFAPGGAMEVFLKAREQGKVRYIGFSAHSEEVALEAIKRFPFDSALFPFNFVTLFKGNFGWELLKEAPKRGVTLLALKAMARTHWQEGAKRLEKCWYEPVTDPKLAELALRFTLSLPNITAAIPPGDENIFRMAIPFAERFRKITQREEQHLRAEAEKWTPIFSRAA
- a CDS encoding hypothetical protein (possible pseudo, internal stop codon); protein product: MRLVIDSNIFVSALDPNDVFHSECYPVIERLLSREIEAVCPLLVLVEVTCVLRRRTGSEPLARSVLRSLLQWSSVEWLDVTRKAAEHAAA
- a CDS encoding beta-galactosidase, with the protein product MSQRRAVQSRTVRPVPADGALDNPLKGWAAYSEQWNRYALPTRMAYFYVSWRELEPERGRYRFAEWEANRWESANARGKHIVFRLYLDYPNLPTGVPQWVIDSGVAMRPYDIPEIGKGLSPDYDDSRLLNPLLEFIAAFGERYNRNPRVAFVALGTLGFWGEWHTWPRTELFASEATQRAVVQAYRRAFPSKILLARAPYPATSEPWLGYHDDMFPEDTDYYEGRGYEWYFLPQLRRAGRENNWKVAAIGAEMVPNQGKKYLSTEWAKTRTMLERMHLTWVGPYCPILETDLTEAELENARWMVRQMGYQYRLTEVTWRLRERTLWLQVRGVNEGVAPFYYPWAVEVALLRPDDSVAQTHQVDVDITRWLPGEFRFSTQMPLQVGSGRYRLAMGIRDPWRNVPDIRFANALPYVQGWNVVDTIGV
- the ald gene encoding alanine dehydrogenase — encoded protein: MVIGVPREIKDSEFRVAMVPAGVEILTKAGHTVLIETEAGKGTGISDEEYAQAGARIAPDARTVYAESDMIVKVKEPLPQEYPLIRPGQVLFTYFHFAADEGLTQAMVQSGAVCIAYETLQMDDGSLPLLIPMSEIAGRMAIQEGAKYLERPMEGRGILLSGVPGVRPAHVVVLGGGVAGTNAAKIAAGIGANVTVLDINTARLRVLEDILPKNVDTLMSNAYNIRDELRRADLVIGAALRPGARAPILIPRDMLSLMKPGAVIVDISIDQGGIAETSRPTTHSHPTYTVDGIIHYCVANMPGAVPGTSTYALTNETTRWVLELANLGWKEAARKHRPLQHALNVVEGKVTYAAIAELFAMPYTPVEAVL
- the kdsA gene encoding 2-dehydro-3-deoxyphosphooctonate aldolase — translated: MNTPNITPIQVAHHTIGAGTLALIAGPCVIESESLCLQVAHEVKLVCDRLGIPYIFKASFDKANRTSLHSFRGPGIEEGLRVLATVQQQVGVPVTTDIHEPWQAERAAEVVDLLQIPAFLCRQTDLLVAAARTGKPVNVKKGQFMAPWDMRHVVEKLRESGAAGVMLTERGVSFGYNTLIVDFTSLPQMRALGVPVVFDATHSVQLPGGAGSRSGGRREFIPHLVRAAVAVGVDALFMEVHPEPDKGLSDPATMFPLSELEGLLKQAIAIHQATGGK